From the Ferrigenium kumadai genome, one window contains:
- the holA gene encoding DNA polymerase III subunit delta: MQIASDDLPRHLASGLKPLYVVYGDALLLAIEAADGIRAAARAAGYAERDTFTVEQHFKWAELRNSAQSLSLFAERKVIDLRIPSGKPGVEGGQALQEYVANLSPDILTLITLPKLDNTARKSQWFAALERNGVMVTADDVPRGALPRWIAGRLKRQEQTADNATLEFLADRCEGNLLAAFQEIQKLALLFPAGQLSLDDVKDAVMDVARYDIFKLSEAMLTGNAARFARILEGLRAEGTATVLVLWAITEDVRTLGKVLQAVQRGGNLANAMRDARVWGPRQGLIENAARRMKFPHIERAMQQAARLDKTIKGLRQGDVWDELLQLGLRFAK; encoded by the coding sequence ATGCAAATCGCCAGCGACGACCTGCCGCGCCATCTCGCTTCGGGACTGAAGCCGCTGTACGTGGTGTACGGCGACGCGCTGCTGCTGGCGATCGAGGCGGCGGACGGCATCCGCGCCGCGGCACGCGCCGCCGGATATGCAGAGCGCGACACATTCACCGTCGAGCAGCATTTCAAGTGGGCCGAGCTGCGCAACAGCGCGCAGAGCCTATCGCTGTTCGCCGAACGCAAGGTCATCGACCTGCGCATCCCGTCAGGCAAGCCGGGCGTCGAGGGCGGGCAGGCGCTGCAGGAATACGTTGCCAACCTCAGCCCGGACATACTCACGCTGATCACCCTGCCCAAGCTCGACAACACCGCGCGCAAGAGCCAATGGTTCGCGGCGCTGGAACGGAATGGCGTGATGGTGACCGCCGACGACGTGCCGCGCGGCGCCCTGCCGCGCTGGATCGCGGGACGTCTGAAGCGGCAGGAACAGACGGCGGACAACGCCACGCTGGAATTCCTCGCCGACCGCTGCGAGGGCAACCTGCTCGCCGCGTTCCAGGAGATCCAGAAACTCGCGCTGCTGTTCCCCGCCGGACAGCTGTCGCTCGATGATGTGAAGGACGCGGTGATGGACGTGGCGCGCTACGACATCTTCAAGCTGTCGGAGGCGATGCTGACCGGCAACGCGGCGCGTTTCGCACGCATCCTGGAGGGGCTGCGCGCCGAAGGCACCGCCACCGTGCTGGTGCTGTGGGCGATCACCGAGGATGTCCGCACGCTGGGCAAGGTACTGCAGGCAGTGCAGCGCGGCGGCAACCTCGCCAACGCGATGCGCGACGCGCGGGTCTGGGGCCCGCGCCAGGGATTGATCGAGAACGCGGCGCGCCGCATGAAATTCCCGCACATCGAGCGCGCCATGCAACAGGCCGCGCGCCTGGACAAGACCATCAAGGGCCTGCGCCAGGGCGACGTGTGGGACGAGTTGCTGCAACTGGGACTGCGGTTCGCCAAATGA
- a CDS encoding DUF3579 domain-containing protein, which translates to MSGLLGTSFFANILPLAVSINKGEKMLSSLTEFVILGMTTEGEPFNVPGWGDRLCGLIADQGQGNRVVYSNYLHPAVIGGLPAVIMSAGLAKDDPVAYQTIQQFVQENKLKVRSGRIGSVSGSYPAIQERREYIRS; encoded by the coding sequence TTGAGCGGCTTGCTGGGAACCAGTTTCTTTGCCAACATTCTCCCCTTGGCTGTATCGATCAATAAAGGGGAAAAAATGCTGAGCAGCTTGACCGAGTTTGTGATTCTCGGAATGACCACCGAAGGTGAGCCGTTCAATGTACCCGGTTGGGGAGACAGGCTTTGTGGCCTGATTGCAGATCAGGGGCAGGGGAATCGTGTCGTTTACTCCAACTATCTGCATCCCGCGGTTATCGGCGGATTGCCGGCGGTGATCATGTCTGCCGGCCTGGCAAAGGATGATCCCGTTGCGTATCAGACGATTCAGCAATTCGTTCAAGAAAATAAACTGAAGGTCCGTTCCGGGCGCATCGGTAGCGTTTCCGGTTCCTATCCGGCCATCCAGGAGCGCCGCGAATACATCAGGAGCTAG
- the aroQ gene encoding type II 3-dehydroquinate dehydratase, giving the protein MKNILVLHGPNLNLLGTREPEVYGRVTLDEINEKLMALAGENGANMFCFQSNAEAALIERVQQARNDGTQFIVINPAAFTHTSVALRDALAAVGIPFIEVHLSNVFAREAFRKESFFSDLAVGVISGLGASGYESAVRYALNHKN; this is encoded by the coding sequence ATGAAAAACATCCTCGTACTGCATGGACCCAACCTGAACCTGCTCGGAACACGCGAGCCGGAGGTGTATGGTCGCGTCACGTTGGATGAAATTAACGAGAAATTAATGGCATTAGCGGGCGAGAACGGCGCAAACATGTTCTGCTTCCAGAGCAATGCCGAAGCAGCGCTGATCGAGCGGGTCCAACAGGCACGCAACGACGGCACACAGTTCATCGTCATCAATCCGGCGGCGTTCACCCACACCAGCGTAGCCTTGCGCGACGCGTTGGCGGCGGTGGGCATCCCTTTCATCGAAGTGCATCTTTCCAATGTGTTCGCGCGCGAGGCATTCCGCAAGGAATCGTTCTTCTCCGATCTCGCCGTCGGCGTGATCAGCGGCCTCGGCGCATCAGGTTACGAATCCGCAGTGCGTTATGCACTGAACCATAAAAACTAA
- the cutA gene encoding divalent-cation tolerance protein CutA, with amino-acid sequence MTDALLVFTNLPDEQSATALAQRLIEQRAAACVNRLAPCTSIYRWEGKVETATEVPLLIKTTRAAYPRLEQLIREVHPYELPEIVAVSIDQGLPAYLDWVNQETKE; translated from the coding sequence ATGACCGACGCATTGCTGGTGTTCACCAACCTGCCGGACGAACAGTCCGCCACGGCACTTGCGCAGCGATTGATCGAGCAACGCGCCGCTGCCTGCGTCAACCGGCTCGCGCCCTGCACCTCGATCTATCGCTGGGAGGGCAAGGTCGAGACAGCCACGGAAGTGCCGCTGCTGATCAAGACCACCCGGGCGGCTTATCCGCGCCTCGAGCAGTTGATCCGCGAGGTGCATCCCTACGAACTTCCCGAGATCGTTGCGGTCTCGATTGACCAGGGCCTGCCCGCCTATCTCGATTGGGTAAATCAGGAAACCAAGGAATAG
- the prmA gene encoding 50S ribosomal protein L11 methyltransferase → MPWLTLIADTDAEHAEALSEALLELGALSVDLLDADADTPDEQAIFGEPGEPPPGVWQHNRVSALFNDDQDVAAILRQAANKIGLKDLPEHRIETLADNDWVRLTQSQFDPIPISPRLWIVPTWHTPSDPNAINIVLDPGLAFGTGSHPTTRLCLRWLDNNIKGGESVLDYGCGSGILAIAALKLGAARAVGVDVDSQAVVASRDNAVANQVENVQFYMPNYAPKDTYDVVVANILTNPLRMLAPLLANATRQGGRIVLSGILEEQAQDVMDIYAQWFDLDAPVFEDGWSCLSGTKR, encoded by the coding sequence ATGCCCTGGCTGACCCTCATCGCCGACACTGACGCGGAACACGCCGAGGCGCTGAGCGAAGCGCTGCTCGAACTGGGCGCGCTGTCGGTGGACCTGCTCGACGCTGACGCCGACACGCCGGACGAACAGGCGATCTTCGGCGAGCCCGGCGAACCGCCTCCCGGCGTGTGGCAGCACAACCGCGTCAGCGCCCTGTTCAACGACGACCAGGACGTTGCCGCGATCCTGCGCCAGGCAGCGAACAAGATCGGACTGAAGGACCTGCCCGAGCACCGCATCGAGACGCTGGCCGACAACGACTGGGTGCGCCTCACCCAGTCGCAGTTCGACCCCATCCCGATCTCGCCGCGCCTCTGGATCGTGCCGACCTGGCATACGCCCAGCGACCCGAACGCGATCAACATCGTGCTCGACCCCGGCCTCGCCTTCGGCACCGGCAGCCACCCCACGACGCGCCTCTGTCTGCGCTGGCTGGACAACAACATCAAGGGCGGCGAATCGGTGCTGGACTACGGCTGTGGCTCGGGCATCCTCGCCATCGCCGCACTCAAGCTCGGAGCTGCACGCGCCGTCGGCGTTGATGTAGACTCGCAGGCGGTGGTCGCGAGCCGCGACAACGCCGTCGCCAACCAGGTCGAGAACGTGCAGTTCTACATGCCGAACTATGCGCCCAAGGACACCTACGACGTGGTGGTGGCGAACATCCTGACCAACCCGCTGCGCATGCTCGCCCCCTTGCTGGCGAACGCAACGAGACAGGGCGGCCGCATCGTGCTTTCCGGGATACTCGAGGAGCAGGCGCAAGACGTGATGGATATCTACGCACAATGGTTCGACCTGGACGCCCCCGTGTTCGAGGACGGCTGGTCCTGCCTGTCGGGGACGAAACGCTAG
- the accC gene encoding acetyl-CoA carboxylase biotin carboxylase subunit: MFEKILIANRGEIALRIQRACRELGIKTVVVHSEADADAKYVKLADESVCIGPAPSNQSYLSIPAIISAAEVTDAQAIHPGYGFLSENADFSERVEKCGFVFIGPRADTIRLMGDKVSAKAAMKKAGVPCVPGVDGALPDNPAEIIKIARTIGYPVIIKAAGGGGGRGMRVVHTEAALLNAVTMTRTEAAAAFNNPMVYMEKFLENPRHIEIQILADQHGNAVYLGERDCSMQRRHQKVIEEAPAPLLNPRLRNKVGERCAEACRKIGYRGAGTFEFLYENGEFYFIEMNTRVQVEHPVTEMITGIDIVQQQIRIAAGEKLPFKQRDIEFRGHAIECRINAEHPYKFIPSPGRITSWHVPGGPGIRVDSHVYANYFVPPHYDSMIGKLIAYGDTREQAMARMRTALSEMAVEGIDTNLALHRELMQDAAFMNGGTSIHYLEERLAERSKSK; encoded by the coding sequence ATGTTTGAAAAGATCCTGATCGCCAACCGCGGCGAGATTGCCCTCCGAATTCAGCGCGCCTGCCGCGAGCTGGGCATCAAGACTGTCGTCGTCCACTCCGAAGCGGACGCCGACGCGAAATACGTCAAGCTGGCCGACGAGTCGGTGTGCATCGGCCCTGCGCCGTCGAACCAGAGCTACCTGAGCATCCCTGCGATCATCAGCGCGGCCGAGGTCACCGATGCGCAGGCCATCCACCCCGGCTACGGCTTCCTGTCCGAGAACGCGGACTTCTCCGAGCGCGTCGAGAAGTGCGGCTTCGTCTTCATCGGCCCGCGCGCCGACACCATCCGCCTGATGGGCGACAAGGTCTCCGCCAAGGCGGCAATGAAGAAAGCCGGCGTGCCCTGCGTGCCCGGCGTGGACGGCGCATTGCCGGACAATCCTGCCGAGATCATCAAGATCGCGCGCACCATCGGCTACCCCGTCATCATCAAGGCGGCGGGCGGCGGCGGCGGACGCGGCATGCGCGTGGTGCACACCGAGGCCGCGCTGCTCAACGCCGTGACCATGACCAGGACAGAGGCAGCTGCAGCCTTCAACAACCCCATGGTCTACATGGAGAAGTTCCTGGAAAACCCGCGCCACATCGAGATCCAGATCCTGGCCGACCAGCACGGCAACGCCGTGTACCTGGGCGAGCGCGACTGCTCAATGCAGCGACGTCACCAGAAGGTCATCGAGGAAGCCCCGGCTCCGCTGCTGAACCCGCGCCTGCGCAACAAGGTCGGCGAGCGCTGCGCCGAAGCCTGCCGCAAGATCGGCTACCGCGGCGCCGGCACTTTCGAGTTCCTGTACGAAAACGGCGAGTTCTACTTCATCGAGATGAACACCCGCGTGCAGGTCGAGCACCCGGTCACCGAGATGATCACCGGCATCGACATCGTGCAGCAGCAGATCCGCATCGCCGCGGGCGAAAAGCTGCCGTTCAAGCAGCGCGACATCGAGTTCCGCGGCCATGCCATCGAGTGCCGCATCAACGCGGAACACCCGTACAAGTTCATCCCATCGCCCGGACGCATCACCTCCTGGCATGTGCCCGGCGGCCCCGGCATCCGCGTGGATTCGCACGTGTACGCCAACTACTTCGTGCCGCCGCACTACGACTCGATGATCGGCAAGCTCATCGCCTACGGCGACACGCGCGAGCAGGCCATGGCGCGCATGCGCACGGCGCTGTCCGAGATGGCGGTCGAAGGCATCGACACCAACCTCGCATTGCATCGCGAGCTGATGCAGGACGCCGCGTTCATGAACGGCGGCACCAGCATCCATTACCTCGAAGAGCGTTTGGCCGAACGCAGCAAGAGCAAGTAA
- the dsbD gene encoding protein-disulfide reductase DsbD codes for MRFVLLLLMCLVAPVTQAGFLDNLGGGKQPTFLPPDEAFGLQVAVRDANTLQASFSVTPGYYLYRDKVEFSVAGGKTKIARVDLPKGEEKNDPNFGLIQVYHQPFQALLTLEQADPAQPLTLNARYQGCSDDGLCYPPIDKTITVSLLPALSNAPAAPPKALPPAGDDNARIADLFKGGSFWLVIASFFGFGLLLALTPCVFPMIPILSGIIVGRGHKITHMHAFILSLAYVLGMAITYAIAGVAAGYSGHLISNALQTPWVLGSFAALFVILSLSMFGFYELQLPSALQSKLTDTSNKLHGGHLSGVFAMGALSAIIMGPCVAAPLAGALLYIGQTHDAVLGGAALFALALGMGAPLLLIGSSAGVLLPKAGAWMEAVKRFFGVLLLALAIWIVSPVIPVSAQMMLWAALLIFSAIYLHALDPLPHNAHGMRKLGKGLGILALLLGAAYLIGALSGARDILRPLGNLGRGTVEAPASLQFERVRNLAALDARIAQARGKTVMLDFYADWCVSCKEMERFTFSDATVQARLKDTVLLQADVTANSDDDKALLKRFQLFGPPATLFFDTQGKEIDHRVTGYQDAAQFLQSLQAAGL; via the coding sequence ATGCGTTTTGTACTGCTGCTATTGATGTGTCTCGTCGCTCCCGTCACCCAGGCCGGATTCCTCGACAACCTCGGCGGCGGCAAGCAGCCGACCTTCCTGCCGCCGGACGAGGCGTTCGGACTGCAGGTCGCCGTGCGCGACGCGAACACGCTGCAGGCCAGCTTCAGCGTCACGCCCGGATACTACCTGTATCGCGACAAGGTCGAGTTCAGCGTCGCCGGCGGCAAGACGAAGATCGCGCGCGTCGATCTGCCCAAGGGCGAAGAGAAGAACGATCCGAACTTCGGCCTGATCCAGGTCTACCACCAGCCGTTCCAGGCGCTGCTGACGCTGGAACAGGCCGATCCCGCCCAGCCGTTGACGCTGAATGCGCGCTATCAGGGGTGCAGCGACGACGGGCTGTGCTATCCGCCCATCGACAAGACCATCACCGTCAGCCTGCTGCCCGCGCTGAGCAACGCGCCCGCCGCGCCGCCGAAGGCGCTGCCGCCGGCCGGTGACGACAACGCCCGCATTGCGGACCTGTTCAAGGGAGGCAGCTTCTGGCTGGTCATCGCGAGCTTCTTCGGCTTCGGCCTGCTGCTCGCGCTGACACCCTGCGTGTTCCCGATGATCCCCATCCTGTCCGGCATCATCGTCGGACGCGGCCACAAGATCACCCACATGCACGCCTTCATCCTGTCGCTGGCCTATGTGCTGGGGATGGCCATCACCTATGCCATTGCGGGTGTGGCAGCGGGTTATTCGGGCCACCTGATCTCCAATGCACTGCAGACGCCGTGGGTGCTGGGTAGCTTCGCCGCGCTGTTCGTGATCCTGTCGCTGTCGATGTTCGGCTTCTATGAATTGCAGCTGCCCTCCGCGCTGCAAAGCAAGCTCACCGACACCAGCAACAAACTGCACGGCGGCCATCTGTCCGGCGTATTCGCCATGGGCGCGTTGTCCGCCATCATCATGGGACCCTGCGTCGCCGCCCCGCTGGCGGGCGCACTCCTATATATAGGACAGACCCACGACGCGGTGCTGGGCGGGGCCGCCCTGTTCGCGCTGGCGCTGGGCATGGGTGCGCCGCTGCTGCTGATCGGCAGCTCGGCGGGGGTACTGCTGCCCAAGGCGGGCGCTTGGATGGAGGCGGTGAAGCGCTTCTTCGGCGTGCTGCTGCTGGCGCTGGCGATCTGGATCGTCTCGCCGGTCATCCCCGTTTCCGCACAGATGATGCTGTGGGCGGCGCTGCTGATCTTCTCGGCCATCTACCTGCACGCCCTCGACCCGCTGCCGCATAACGCGCACGGGATGCGCAAGCTCGGCAAGGGGCTCGGCATCCTCGCGCTGCTGCTCGGGGCGGCCTACCTGATCGGCGCGCTTTCCGGCGCGCGCGACATCCTGCGTCCGCTGGGCAACCTCGGGCGCGGCACCGTCGAGGCGCCTGCGAGCCTGCAATTCGAGCGCGTCCGCAACCTCGCCGCACTCGATGCCCGCATCGCCCAGGCCAGAGGCAAGACCGTAATGCTGGATTTCTACGCGGACTGGTGCGTCTCCTGCAAGGAGATGGAGCGCTTCACATTCAGCGACGCGACGGTGCAGGCCAGACTGAAGGACACCGTGCTGCTGCAAGCCGACGTCACCGCCAACAGCGACGACGACAAGGCGCTGCTCAAGCGCTTCCAGCTGTTCGGCCCGCCCGCCACGCTGTTCTTCGACACCCAGGGCAAGGAGATCGACCACCGCGTGACGGGCTACCAAGACGCCGCGCAGTTCCTGCAGTCGCTGCAGGCCGCGGGGCTGTAA
- a CDS encoding zinc-ribbon and DUF3426 domain-containing protein, with product MDGTTLCPHCNTRFKIAEAQLEAHHGMVRCGHCLQAFDARPGFIPDEPIPQLELPILEEAAPQPESHAVEEVSIQVPAEEVVRDEVDELLSAAGFPEPLTQEEPASPQPETTVDISTAPTTEEIAEAAAAPTEATDHETLDFLEAVTAAQSEAGHDELKVHHEGEASQPMTLAERVAIVEEETEESQPRKKLIWPWAVSASLLTIVLLAQAAYFFRVELAARMPGLKPALIAWCQPLKCEVPLPHNNELMGIESSDLEADPAHGNLITLHALLRNRASYAQAFPELELTLNDIDDKALARRVFRPADYLPPVEKEQIGLLPNHELVVKLRLDVGDLKPTGYRLVLFYPAVN from the coding sequence ATGGACGGCACCACGCTCTGCCCCCACTGCAACACCCGCTTCAAGATCGCCGAGGCGCAACTGGAAGCGCACCACGGCATGGTGCGCTGCGGGCACTGCCTGCAGGCGTTCGACGCCCGTCCCGGCTTCATCCCAGACGAACCCATTCCCCAACTCGAACTGCCGATACTGGAAGAAGCGGCTCCGCAGCCTGAGTCGCACGCCGTTGAGGAAGTGTCCATCCAAGTTCCTGCCGAAGAGGTGGTCCGCGACGAGGTGGATGAGCTCCTGAGCGCGGCCGGGTTCCCGGAACCGCTGACGCAGGAAGAACCGGCATCTCCGCAACCCGAAACCACAGTCGACATCTCGACCGCCCCCACGACGGAAGAGATCGCCGAAGCGGCGGCGGCACCGACAGAAGCCACAGACCACGAGACGCTGGACTTCCTCGAGGCGGTCACCGCTGCGCAAAGCGAAGCCGGGCACGACGAACTGAAAGTCCACCACGAAGGGGAAGCATCACAGCCGATGACGCTGGCCGAACGGGTCGCCATCGTCGAGGAAGAGACTGAAGAATCCCAGCCGCGAAAGAAGCTCATCTGGCCTTGGGCCGTGAGCGCATCGCTGCTGACCATCGTGTTACTGGCACAGGCCGCCTACTTCTTCCGCGTCGAACTCGCCGCGCGCATGCCCGGCCTGAAGCCCGCGCTGATTGCCTGGTGCCAGCCGCTCAAATGCGAAGTGCCGCTGCCGCACAACAACGAACTGATGGGCATCGAATCGTCCGACCTCGAGGCCGACCCGGCACATGGGAACCTCATTACGTTGCATGCGCTGCTGCGCAACCGTGCGTCTTATGCGCAAGCCTTCCCCGAGCTGGAACTCACGCTGAACGACATCGACGACAAGGCGCTGGCGCGTCGCGTGTTCCGCCCCGCCGACTATCTGCCTCCAGTCGAAAAGGAACAGATCGGCCTGCTGCCCAACCATGAACTCGTGGTCAAACTGCGCCTCGACGTCGGCGACCTCAAGCCGACCGGATATCGGCTGGTGCTGTTCTACCCTGCAGTGAATTGA
- the lptE gene encoding LPS assembly lipoprotein LptE, whose product MRVFVLLMSLLLTACGFHLRGHAGMPFSTLYLNAANPNTPFIADLRQNLTVNNIKLVNSAEKADVILSIESEVLDKQILSLSGGGRVSEFQLFYRVSVRAYDNQQRDWIPTEIMEIRRDYSYDDTKILAKEQEEAMLVQSMRTDMVQQIIRRLSRSKALPPQ is encoded by the coding sequence ATGCGTGTCTTTGTGTTGTTGATGTCCCTGCTGCTCACTGCATGCGGCTTCCACCTGCGCGGCCATGCCGGGATGCCTTTCAGTACCCTGTACCTGAACGCGGCCAATCCCAACACGCCGTTCATCGCCGACCTGCGCCAGAACCTGACGGTAAACAACATCAAACTGGTGAACAGCGCCGAGAAGGCGGACGTGATCCTCAGCATCGAATCCGAAGTGCTCGACAAACAGATCCTGTCGCTTTCCGGAGGCGGGCGCGTGAGCGAGTTCCAGCTGTTCTACCGCGTCTCGGTACGCGCGTACGACAACCAGCAGCGGGACTGGATACCAACCGAAATAATGGAGATACGCCGCGACTACTCCTACGACGACACGAAGATCCTCGCCAAGGAACAGGAAGAGGCCATGCTCGTCCAGAGCATGCGTACCGACATGGTGCAACAGATCATCCGCCGCCTGAGCCGTTCCAAGGCACTGCCGCCGCAATAA
- the accB gene encoding acetyl-CoA carboxylase biotin carboxyl carrier protein has protein sequence MDLRKLKTLIELVEGSGIAELEISEGEERVRITRTVAAQHIVAPAQTVVAAAPVAAAPAAAPAAAAAAPAAPEGHIVKSPMVGTFYRSPSPGAKAFVDVGQSVNSGDTLCIIEAMKLLNEIDADQGGVIKAILVENGQPVEFGQPLFVIG, from the coding sequence ATGGATTTACGCAAGCTCAAGACACTGATCGAGCTGGTTGAAGGCTCCGGCATCGCCGAACTGGAAATCAGCGAGGGCGAAGAGCGCGTGCGCATCACCCGCACCGTAGCCGCACAACACATCGTCGCCCCAGCGCAGACCGTAGTCGCCGCAGCACCGGTGGCCGCCGCTCCCGCAGCCGCACCTGCAGCCGCGGCAGCCGCTCCAGCGGCGCCGGAAGGTCACATCGTGAAGTCGCCGATGGTCGGCACGTTCTACCGCTCGCCGTCCCCGGGCGCGAAGGCCTTCGTGGACGTCGGCCAGAGCGTAAACAGCGGCGACACGCTGTGCATCATCGAAGCGATGAAGCTGCTGAACGAGATCGACGCGGACCAGGGCGGCGTCATCAAGGCCATCCTGGTCGAGAACGGCCAGCCGGTCGAGTTCGGTCAGCCGCTGTTCGTCATCGGTTAA
- a CDS encoding YidH family protein — protein sequence MSDLNDPRVFFAAERTLLAWNRTSLALMAFGFVIERFGLFVAILMPQQALPLQRGLSFWTGLAFVVLGAAVAAYSTVQFRKVLRTLKPVEIPDGYRVSPGIVTNLAVALLGIALTVYFFMGV from the coding sequence ATGTCAGACCTGAACGATCCGAGAGTGTTCTTCGCCGCCGAGCGGACACTGCTGGCCTGGAACCGAACCAGCCTCGCCCTGATGGCCTTCGGCTTCGTCATCGAGCGATTCGGACTGTTCGTTGCCATCCTCATGCCCCAGCAAGCATTGCCCCTGCAGCGCGGCCTCTCGTTCTGGACGGGACTGGCCTTCGTGGTACTGGGCGCGGCAGTCGCCGCCTACTCGACGGTGCAATTCCGCAAGGTTCTCAGGACGCTGAAGCCCGTCGAAATCCCGGATGGTTACCGGGTCAGCCCCGGCATCGTCACCAACCTGGCCGTCGCATTGCTGGGCATCGCCCTCACCGTTTACTTCTTTATGGGTGTCTAG